A segment of the Aureimonas sp. SA4125 genome:
CGGAACGACGGGACGCGAGGTACTGCACGATCATGTGGCCGATGACCGTTTGCATGTCCTCGGCGATCTGCATGTCTTCGGTCTCGAAATGGATCGGCACGTCGGCCAGCGCCTTGCACTTGCCTCCGGAGAAGCCGAGCACGGCGTAGGAGCGCATCCCGATGCGGCGTGCTTCCTGAATCGCCTTGACGATGTTCGGCGAATTGCCACTGCCGGAGAAGGCGATCAGCAGGTCGCCGGGGCGGGCTTGCACCGCGAGTTGCAGCGAGAAAACGTTCTCGTAGCCTTCGTCGTTGGCCAGGCAGGTCAGCACCGCCGGATTGGCGGCGAGCGAGGAGACCCGGATGCCCATGCCGGAGGTCTTCGACCAGGCGTAGAGAAAGTCGTTGGCAAGATGATTGGCATTGCCGCCGCTGCCGCCATTGCCGCAGAGAAAGACCTGTCGGCCGGTGGTGGCGCAGTCGAATAAGTCGTCGGCAAGCGCCGCCACGTCCGTCCAGTCGAAACCTGTCAGAATGTCCGCTGTCCGCCGGGCGTAGTCGGCGAAATGCGACACGGGCGCTGCGGCCGGGAGCTTGCGGACGGTCTGCATCACAGCACTTCCTTCTGCATCCACTTCATCCGGTAGAAGCTCTCGTCATCGGTCCACGCACCCTGGCGATAGAGACCGACGAGCTCCTTGACCGCGTCCTCGACACCCTTCTTCGGGCGGAAGCCCGTCGCCAGCAGGCGGTCCGAATTGACCCGGTAGGAGCGCGGGTCGTTGGATTCCTTGACCACGATCTTGGCGTCGACGTGCTTGGCCACCAGCTGGGCAATGTCCATGATCGAGATGTTCTCGAAGCCGGCATTGTAGATGCCGGTGTGCTCGGGATGATCGAGCAGGAAGAGGTAGAGGTCGGTGATGTCGTCCATGTGGACGTTCGGCCGGTACTGGTCGCCGCCGAGCACCGTGATCTCGCCGTTCTTCAGCGCGAGCATGGTCAGGAGGTTCACGGCGACGTCGTTGCGCATCGTCGGCGAGAATCCGCAGACAGTAGCGGGACGCACGATCTGCACGACCATGTCGTCGGCATAGGACAGCAGGATGCGCTCGGCGCACATCTTCGTCTTGTTGTACTCGCTGATGGGGACGAGTTCGAGATCCTCGGTGACCTGCTCCTCTTCCTTCACGCCGTAGACACTGCCGGAAGAGGCAAAGATGAAGTGCTTGATCCCGACCCGCTTTGCCTTGTCGGCAAGCCGCATCGTGGCGAGGCAGCTAACTTCCCAGGTCAGCTTTGGATCGAGATCGCCCGCCGGATCGTTGGCGATGGACGACAGATGGACGATCGCGTCGACGCCTGTCAGGTCCATTTCCTCGGGATTGCGGACGTCGCCCTGCACCACCGTGAGCTTGGGGTGGGGCCGAAGATTGTTGCCAAACCACTGTATATCGAACGCAACGACCTCATGCCCACGCTCGATCAACTTGGGAACCAGCACCGTTCCCTTGTAACCACAAGCGCCCGTGAGGAAAATCTTCATGTCTGGTGCTTTCGAAAAGGCAACATCGATTGTTGAGGATGGAAGACGTGGAAGGAGGCACGATCATATTGGCCGATGGGTCGCTCAAATTCCGGGAGTTGTCAACCAATCCTGCATGACTTTGTATATCAGCGACCATGCCAATGCGGCGCATAATCGCTGACTCGCAGGGCTCTTGCACTATGGCGGCGCGCCCGACGATCAATGGTGAGAATTTGCTGCGACGCGGCCTGGAATTGCGCACCCGATGAAAGTGAAGTGGCGAGCGTGCCGACTTTTGTCCGCGCCATCGCCAACCGGTGCCGGACCGTGCGATGGACATCCGGCAAGCGACCTTTTGGAAATCGATTGCCAGCTTCGATGAAGCGAGACGAAGATCGGGTTGAGGGACGGGCGACCGCCAATCTCAGAACTCACAAGCGCGGAAGGAATGCAGTGTCTCCAGACTTTGCCGGTCCGTCGCCTCGTCGCGACACGGCCGTTGCAGGGTTAGCGAGGACTGGCGGCGATCTGTCAGGCAAAACCCGGCATCGGTACGAATTCGCGTTCCGCCAGCGCGAGCGCTTCGGGTGACCCGATGTCGCGATGGTAGCCGTTTGTTTCCACAGCGAGGATGCGTCCCATGAAGGCGGGAATGACCTCGGTCGAGAAATCCACGACGGGTCGCCTGAGACTTCGAATCAAGCGAACCACTTCCGGCTCACACAGGTAAACGGCCGCATTGGCAAGGTTGCCGGGAGGGTTCTCGACCTTCTCGTGGAAGGAGGTCACGACGTTCTCGCAATCGAGGCCGAGGATGCCGCAGGTCTTCGGCACGTCCGTGCGAAAGGCCAGCATGGTGATCGCGCAGTGACTGGGGCGCTGCTGGTGCCGTCTGATGAAGCCGCGAACGTCGAAGTCAGTCAGATTGTCCGCGTGGACGAGGAGAAAGGGGTCGTCTCCCAGCCAGGCAGCGTTCGCTCCGACAGTGCCGGCAGTGCCGAGGAGGTCTGCCTCGTACACCAGATCAATACGGCCGGCAAAGTGCGAGGCCTGGACATGACTACGGACGGCGTCGGGCAACCAATGGGTATTGATCAGCGCGCGCTCGATGCCGGCGGAGAAGATGTGCTCCAGCCAATAGTCGAGAAGTGGTCGCCCGTGGATCTCGACCAGACATTTAGGCACGGTCAGTGTCAGCGGCCGAAGCCGTGTTCCAAGACCTGCTGCCAGCAGAAGTGCCCGCATGTTACCATCCTCGATCTGCCGACCCTCGTCCGCCATCTGTCTACTGACAGAGTCCTTATTCGTCGGGAAGTTCGATTTCCCGGATGATATCGGAAGCCTTCAGCGGCGAGTTGCCGACGCGCGAGACCTGGCACGCTGCTGCAACCGCGCCCAGATAGGCGCCATGCCAAATATCGGCTCCCGAGCAGAGCGCCATCGACGTCGCCGTGAACAGGCTGTCTCCCGCTCCCGCAACGTCCTTGGGTGCAGTGTTAAGAGCCTGCAGACGGTCCGTCATGTATTCGCCGTTGTCGAGCCGCCCGTGAACCAGCATTCCCTCGCTTCCGAGGGTGATGATGACATTCTTTGCATCCGCCTTGCGGCAGAGTTCG
Coding sequences within it:
- a CDS encoding nucleotidyltransferase family protein, with product MRALLLAAGLGTRLRPLTLTVPKCLVEIHGRPLLDYWLEHIFSAGIERALINTHWLPDAVRSHVQASHFAGRIDLVYEADLLGTAGTVGANAAWLGDDPFLLVHADNLTDFDVRGFIRRHQQRPSHCAITMLAFRTDVPKTCGILGLDCENVVTSFHEKVENPPGNLANAAVYLCEPEVVRLIRSLRRPVVDFSTEVIPAFMGRILAVETNGYHRDIGSPEALALAEREFVPMPGFA
- a CDS encoding SIS domain-containing protein, which gives rise to MQTVRKLPAAAPVSHFADYARRTADILTGFDWTDVAALADDLFDCATTGRQVFLCGNGGSGGNANHLANDFLYAWSKTSGMGIRVSSLAANPAVLTCLANDEGYENVFSLQLAVQARPGDLLIAFSGSGNSPNIVKAIQEARRIGMRSYAVLGFSGGKCKALADVPIHFETEDMQIAEDMQTVIGHMIVQYLASRRSELRL
- a CDS encoding SDR family oxidoreductase, translated to MKIFLTGACGYKGTVLVPKLIERGHEVVAFDIQWFGNNLRPHPKLTVVQGDVRNPEEMDLTGVDAIVHLSSIANDPAGDLDPKLTWEVSCLATMRLADKAKRVGIKHFIFASSGSVYGVKEEEQVTEDLELVPISEYNKTKMCAERILLSYADDMVVQIVRPATVCGFSPTMRNDVAVNLLTMLALKNGEITVLGGDQYRPNVHMDDITDLYLFLLDHPEHTGIYNAGFENISIMDIAQLVAKHVDAKIVVKESNDPRSYRVNSDRLLATGFRPKKGVEDAVKELVGLYRQGAWTDDESFYRMKWMQKEVL